The Dama dama isolate Ldn47 chromosome 23, ASM3311817v1, whole genome shotgun sequence genome contains a region encoding:
- the NPBWR2 gene encoding neuropeptides B/W receptor type 2, whose translation MEATGLEGLESTGSPCPDSTGTSLSWDNGTRHNVTFPEPLPALYVLLPVVYSVICAVGLVGNAAVICVILRAPKMKTVTHVFILNLAIADGLFTLVLPTNIAEHLLQRWPFGEVLCKLVLAIDHCNIFSSVYFLAAMSIDRYLVVLATARSRRMPRRTVRRAKVASLCVWLGVTVAVLPFLTFAGVYNNELQVTSCGLSFPRPERAWFQASRIYTLVLGFVVPMCTLCVLYADLLRRLRALRLHSGAKALGKAKRKVSLLVLAVLAVGLLCWTPFHLASVVALTTDLPQTPLVIVVSYVVTSLSYTSSCLNPFLYAFLDHSFRKSLRTAFRCQGA comes from the coding sequence ATGGAGGCCACCGGGCTGGAGGGCCTGGAAAGCACAGGCTCCCCCTGCCCAGATAGCACAGGCACCAGCCTCTCATGGGACAATGGTACCAGACACAATGTCACCTTCCCCGAGCCGCTGCCTGCCCTCTATGTGCTGCTGCCGGTGGTATACTCTGTCATCTGTGCCGTGGGGCTGGTGGGCAATGCAGCCGTCATCTGTGTGATCCTGAGGGCGCCTAAGATGAAGACAGTGACCCACGTGTTCATCTTGAACCTGGCCATCGCCGACGGGCTCTTCACGCTGGTGCTGCCCACCAATATTGCTGAGCACCTGCTGCAGCGCTGGCCCTTTGGGGAGGTGCTCTGCAAGCTGGTGCTGGCCATTGACCACTGCAACATCTTCTCCAGCGTCTACTTCCTGGCCGCCATGAGTATAGACCGCTACCTGGTGGTTCTGGCCACGGCACGCTCCCGCCGCATGCCCCGGCGCACCGTCCGCAGGGCGAAGGTCGCCAGCCTGTGTGTCTGGCTGGGTGTCACGGTCGCAGTGCTGCCCTTCCTCACCTTCGCAGGCGTGTACAACAATGAGTTGCAGGTCACGAGCTGTGGGCTGAGTTTCCCACGGCCCGAGAGGGCCTGGTTCCAGGCGAGCCGCATCTACACGCTGGTGCTGGGCTTCGTGGTGCCCATGTGCACCCTCTGCGTGCTCTACGCAGACCTGCTGAGGAGGCTGCGGGCCCTGCGGCTCCACTCCGGGGCCAAGGCTCTGGGCAAGGCCAAGCGGAAGGTTAGCCTCCTGGTCCTGGCTGTGCTGGCCGTGGGCCTGCTCTGCTGGACACCCTTCCACCTGGCCTCAGTTGTGGCCCTGACCACAGACCTGCCCCAGACGCCGCTGGTCATCGTCGTCTCCTATGTGGTCACCAGCCTCAGCTACACCAGCTCCTGCCTCAACCCCTTCCTCTATGCCTTCCTGGATCACAGCTTCCGGAAGAGCCTCCGCACCGCATTTCGGTGCCAGGGGGCATAA